Proteins encoded together in one Planctopirus ephydatiae window:
- a CDS encoding tRNA dihydrouridine synthase — MRIGNISLAHGLTLAPMEEHTSLPFRLICKQQGASLVCSERIDAKDVAERDKRAIKLLSTTSAERPAVGQISGNDAVQIGEAARVIEELGFSMVDLNFECPIRRLVGRGEGGALMGQPQRIAELVAAAQQAVSIPVTVKLRTGPKAGADTAVETAQRVEQAGGAAIVLHARSVEQAYLGGPDWQHVTRVKEAVSIPVLGSGGVRTPQDAISFLESSGADGVAIGRGCLGNPWIFQQARTLLFGSREIVEPSPAERGKVLLALVEHEFEFYSAHLAQKRLARTACYFAKFLPDFAEFKKEIHAIKNLAQFRTLVREWFRPVAR, encoded by the coding sequence ATGCGTATTGGGAATATCAGTCTGGCTCATGGGCTGACGTTGGCTCCGATGGAGGAGCATACGAGTTTGCCTTTCCGGCTGATTTGCAAGCAGCAGGGGGCCAGCCTGGTTTGCAGTGAGCGGATCGATGCCAAAGATGTGGCCGAGCGGGATAAGCGCGCCATCAAGCTGCTGTCGACGACTTCGGCCGAGCGGCCGGCTGTCGGTCAGATCAGCGGGAATGATGCTGTTCAGATTGGTGAAGCCGCCCGGGTCATTGAAGAGCTGGGTTTTTCGATGGTCGATCTGAATTTTGAATGCCCGATCCGTCGTCTGGTGGGTCGTGGCGAAGGTGGTGCGCTGATGGGCCAGCCACAGAGGATTGCCGAGCTGGTAGCGGCAGCTCAGCAAGCGGTCTCGATCCCGGTGACAGTTAAGTTGCGGACAGGCCCTAAGGCGGGCGCAGACACAGCTGTCGAGACGGCCCAGCGAGTTGAGCAGGCTGGTGGTGCGGCCATTGTTCTGCATGCCCGCAGTGTCGAGCAGGCTTATCTGGGTGGGCCGGACTGGCAGCATGTGACGCGTGTGAAGGAAGCTGTTTCGATTCCAGTGTTAGGAAGTGGTGGGGTGCGTACGCCTCAGGATGCCATCAGTTTTCTGGAATCGAGTGGAGCCGATGGCGTGGCGATTGGCCGGGGTTGCCTGGGAAACCCGTGGATCTTTCAGCAGGCCCGCACGCTGCTGTTTGGCAGCCGTGAGATTGTTGAGCCGAGTCCTGCCGAGCGAGGGAAAGTGCTGCTGGCTCTTGTCGAGCATGAGTTCGAGTTTTATTCAGCTCATCTGGCCCAGAAGCGACTGGCCCGGACGGCCTGCTACTTTGCGAAGTTCCTCCCGGATTTTGCGGAGTTCAAGAAGGAGATCCACGCCATCAAGAATCTTGCTCAGTTTCGCACACTGGTGCGGGAATGGTTCCGGCCAGTGGCTCGGTAG
- a CDS encoding lactonase family protein, translated as MSAARKLKDFSHQLTNGWFPLAVLLLTFAQLMFSMGKPAEAQETKAAALFHVYFGTYTSGTSEGIYRSTFDASTGALSTPELVAKVTNPSFLAMHPTKPVIYCVSEVAESLPGSEAGRPTGAVIAFSREAANGSLKELGWKPSGGAGPCHLSVDLAGSALFVANYGGGSVASLPLNAEGVPEKPSSVMVHEGSSINKQRQQKPHAHSINLDQSNRYAFAADLGCDKIFIYQFDPATRTLKPHDIPSAPVAAGSGPRHLAFHPNGRFAYVINELTSTITAFKYDSTKGDLEPIQTVSTLPKDANTPGNSTAEIVAHPSGNWLVGSNRGHDSLALFSIRPETGELKLVANVPAGGKTPRNFAFDPTGQWLIAAHQGSNSVQVFAFNASTGTLTPQGEPVAIGAPVCVRFVPVKP; from the coding sequence ATGTCAGCGGCACGGAAGCTGAAAGATTTTTCCCATCAGTTGACGAACGGCTGGTTTCCTCTGGCTGTTTTGCTGCTGACATTCGCGCAGTTGATGTTTTCGATGGGAAAGCCGGCCGAGGCACAAGAGACCAAAGCGGCCGCATTGTTCCATGTATATTTTGGAACTTATACTTCGGGGACCAGTGAGGGGATTTATCGATCGACTTTCGATGCATCGACGGGCGCTCTTTCGACACCGGAATTGGTGGCTAAGGTGACGAATCCTTCGTTTCTGGCGATGCATCCGACGAAGCCTGTGATTTACTGTGTGAGTGAAGTGGCCGAATCGCTGCCAGGGAGTGAAGCGGGACGACCGACGGGGGCTGTGATTGCTTTTTCGCGGGAAGCGGCCAATGGTTCGCTGAAGGAACTGGGTTGGAAACCTTCTGGCGGAGCGGGGCCATGTCATCTTTCGGTCGATCTGGCGGGAAGTGCTTTGTTTGTCGCGAACTATGGCGGTGGCTCGGTGGCATCACTTCCTCTCAATGCAGAGGGTGTTCCCGAAAAGCCCTCGTCGGTCATGGTGCATGAAGGGTCGAGCATTAATAAACAGCGGCAACAGAAGCCGCATGCGCATTCGATCAATCTCGATCAGTCGAATCGCTATGCCTTTGCGGCAGATCTGGGTTGCGACAAGATCTTTATCTATCAATTTGACCCGGCGACCCGCACGCTCAAGCCTCATGACATTCCTTCTGCACCGGTCGCGGCAGGTTCCGGGCCCAGGCACTTAGCGTTTCATCCCAATGGACGCTTCGCTTATGTGATTAATGAGCTCACTTCGACCATTACTGCTTTTAAGTATGACTCGACCAAGGGAGATCTGGAACCAATTCAGACGGTCTCGACTCTACCTAAAGATGCGAACACACCTGGCAATTCGACGGCAGAGATTGTGGCCCATCCTTCGGGGAACTGGCTGGTGGGATCGAATCGCGGCCATGACAGTCTGGCACTCTTCAGTATTCGGCCAGAGACGGGCGAGTTGAAGCTGGTGGCCAATGTACCTGCTGGTGGTAAGACACCCAGAAACTTTGCATTCGACCCGACGGGCCAATGGCTCATCGCGGCTCACCAGGGGAGCAACAGTGTGCAGGTCTTTGCGTTCAATGCCTCGACAGGGACACTAACCCCGCAGGGAGAACCTGTGGCGATTGGTGCTCCGGTCTGTGTGCGGTTTGTGCCAGTCAAGCCTTGA
- a CDS encoding aldehyde dehydrogenase family protein — protein MSFTPVCLPLYIAGEPLVTSQPLEVRYPYDGSLTGTVSTARHEHLEAAIQAALKGHAPLSRYSREQVLRRASLIFSQRTEEFARLMTRETGLALKDTRAEASRVCDVLHGASMAAMECDDATFWGDVTPPGKILGSRNRSVHVMREPLRLAAAITPFNHPLTQLAHKVAPAIAAGTPIVLKPSDKTPLTAVRFAETLYEAGLPGWMLSVLIGPVDTVIEPLITDPRVEAISFTGSVAIGKRIAGMAGYKRICLELGGNSELIVLKDADLTLAAKLACEGSYRNSGQRCTAVKRVLAEASIYEELAQRITEATKAFMSGDPEDSKTDVGTLISESAAIGIEKSLHEAIARGAVLLAGGQRNVALLVPTVLKDVPRDVPLVVEETFGPITPIIPVRDLADAVQYANSSRYGLSTSVVTDSMSQAMTAIRELHTGMVHVNEVPGYRLEQAPFGGIKDSGLGIKEGIIEAKKFYSNSKTYSLPW, from the coding sequence ATGTCATTTACTCCTGTCTGTTTGCCCTTATATATTGCTGGTGAGCCGCTGGTGACGAGCCAGCCGCTGGAGGTGCGGTATCCTTATGATGGATCGCTGACGGGAACTGTCTCAACGGCCCGGCATGAGCATCTGGAAGCAGCGATCCAGGCGGCTCTCAAAGGTCATGCGCCTTTGAGTCGGTATAGCCGGGAGCAGGTTTTGCGGCGTGCCAGCCTGATCTTTTCTCAGCGAACGGAAGAATTCGCCCGGTTGATGACGCGGGAGACGGGTCTCGCGCTCAAAGATACTAGAGCCGAAGCGAGCCGCGTATGTGATGTGCTCCATGGTGCTTCGATGGCCGCCATGGAATGCGATGATGCGACGTTCTGGGGCGATGTGACACCGCCGGGGAAAATACTGGGCAGCAGGAATCGCTCTGTCCATGTGATGCGTGAGCCTTTAAGGCTGGCGGCTGCGATTACTCCCTTCAATCATCCGTTGACACAACTGGCTCATAAGGTGGCCCCGGCGATCGCCGCGGGAACGCCGATTGTCTTGAAACCTTCCGATAAGACCCCGCTGACGGCTGTACGATTTGCGGAAACGCTGTATGAAGCGGGTCTTCCGGGCTGGATGCTGAGTGTGCTCATTGGGCCGGTCGATACGGTGATCGAGCCGCTGATCACTGATCCTCGTGTGGAGGCGATTTCTTTCACAGGAAGTGTCGCTATCGGCAAGCGGATTGCGGGAATGGCCGGTTACAAACGCATCTGCCTGGAGTTGGGGGGCAACTCGGAACTCATTGTGTTGAAAGATGCCGACCTGACACTGGCGGCCAAGCTGGCTTGCGAAGGGAGCTATCGCAATTCGGGTCAGCGTTGCACTGCGGTGAAGCGTGTGCTGGCCGAAGCGAGTATCTATGAAGAACTCGCACAAAGAATTACTGAAGCCACCAAAGCCTTTATGAGTGGAGATCCCGAGGACTCGAAAACGGATGTCGGCACTTTAATTTCGGAATCAGCCGCTATTGGTATTGAAAAGAGTCTGCATGAGGCGATTGCTCGGGGTGCTGTTCTGCTTGCAGGAGGCCAGAGGAACGTCGCACTGCTGGTTCCGACAGTCCTGAAGGATGTGCCTCGGGATGTGCCTCTGGTTGTGGAAGAGACCTTCGGGCCCATCACGCCGATCATTCCTGTAAGAGATCTGGCAGATGCTGTTCAATACGCCAACAGTAGCCGCTATGGCCTTTCGACGAGTGTCGTGACCGATTCGATGTCACAGGCGATGACGGCGATTCGCGAACTGCATACCGGGATGGTGCATGTGAATGAAGTCCCTGGTTATCGGCTGGAGCAGGCTCCGTTCGGAGGGATTAAAGATTCCGGTCTGGGGATTAAAGAAGGGATTATTGAAGCGAAGAAGTTCTACTCGAATTCGAAGACTTACTCCTTGCCATGGTAG
- a CDS encoding GYF domain-containing protein, producing the protein MKIHLHVNGKKQGPFELEEVNSQIAEGVLLPGEVSAWYKGCEDWMPLEMVPGIEIPAGMNVPPVKKGGASSAEKGGDSTGGLIPYKNPSALIAYYLGIFGLFPLFGLVFSIPAFILGIVGLYKRSQNPVIKGSVHAWIGIVLGFIATTYNGLLAIGVIIAISQNRF; encoded by the coding sequence GTGAAAATTCATCTGCATGTGAATGGCAAGAAGCAGGGGCCTTTCGAGTTAGAGGAAGTGAATTCGCAGATTGCGGAGGGAGTGCTTTTGCCGGGAGAGGTGAGTGCCTGGTACAAAGGCTGTGAAGACTGGATGCCTCTCGAGATGGTGCCTGGGATTGAGATTCCCGCAGGGATGAATGTTCCACCTGTTAAAAAGGGAGGAGCTTCTTCCGCAGAGAAAGGTGGGGACAGTACGGGTGGATTGATCCCCTACAAAAATCCATCGGCACTCATCGCCTACTATCTCGGTATCTTTGGCCTGTTCCCACTCTTCGGTCTCGTCTTCTCGATACCGGCATTTATTCTGGGGATTGTGGGGTTGTATAAGCGCAGTCAGAACCCGGTGATTAAAGGGAGTGTCCACGCCTGGATTGGGATTGTCCTGGGGTTCATCGCCACGACATATAACGGACTGCTCGCGATTGGAGTCATTATCGCGATCAGTCAGAACAGATTTTAG
- a CDS encoding MBL fold metallo-hydrolase, whose translation MPESLARFHAELTLVNGSTGDPVLLIDYPDRDDAVLLDAGENGSLSLEQLADLSVVLITHHHIDHFVGLDRIIRANMDRDKTLRIYGPPKTIEKVADRIRSYEFQFFPFQKIVIDIYEIHESGFRVGRLDCGRKFPPPEIRDEARTGCVIFENETIQVEAVFAEHTVPCLSYAVIEKAGWFLNVDALRKSLLKPGSWIGDVLGLLREDAPNGTQVLIEGGSYPLATLRDKFFLKSLGARLAFVTDTLWNEASRARLVSIAQRASVLYCDSFYAQGQLSQALKYHHMTASQAGELARLAKAEKLVLIHFAKRYTGKYEVLVDEAREHFAKVTAQIP comes from the coding sequence GTGCCTGAGTCACTAGCGAGATTTCATGCAGAACTCACTCTGGTGAATGGATCGACGGGAGATCCTGTCCTGCTGATTGATTATCCGGATCGGGATGATGCAGTTCTGCTGGATGCTGGCGAGAATGGCTCTCTCTCTCTGGAGCAGCTGGCGGATCTTTCAGTGGTGCTGATTACGCATCATCATATCGATCATTTTGTGGGTCTGGATCGCATTATCCGTGCGAATATGGATCGAGACAAAACGTTAAGGATCTATGGCCCGCCGAAGACCATTGAGAAGGTGGCGGATCGCATTCGCAGCTATGAGTTTCAATTCTTTCCGTTTCAGAAGATCGTCATTGATATTTATGAGATTCATGAAAGTGGCTTTCGTGTGGGTCGTCTCGACTGTGGCCGAAAGTTTCCACCGCCGGAGATTCGTGATGAGGCTCGAACGGGATGTGTGATTTTCGAGAATGAGACGATTCAGGTGGAGGCTGTCTTTGCGGAACATACAGTGCCGTGTCTGAGTTATGCAGTGATTGAGAAGGCGGGTTGGTTTTTGAATGTGGATGCACTCCGGAAAAGTCTATTGAAGCCGGGGAGTTGGATAGGGGATGTCCTGGGGCTTTTGCGTGAGGATGCTCCGAATGGAACTCAAGTTCTGATTGAAGGTGGGAGTTATCCACTGGCAACTTTGCGAGATAAGTTCTTTCTGAAGAGCCTGGGAGCCCGGCTCGCTTTTGTGACAGATACGCTCTGGAATGAAGCGTCTCGAGCGAGGTTAGTTTCGATTGCACAGCGGGCCAGTGTTCTTTATTGCGATTCGTTCTATGCCCAGGGGCAGTTATCGCAGGCACTGAAGTATCACCATATGACGGCTTCTCAGGCAGGTGAATTGGCACGCCTGGCCAAAGCCGAGAAGCTGGTGCTGATCCATTTTGCCAAACGCTACACCGGTAAGTACGAGGTGCTGGTTGATGAAGCGCGCGAACATTTTGCCAAGGTGACGGCTCAGATCCCTTGA
- a CDS encoding ABC transporter ATP-binding protein, whose protein sequence is MGASPTCLSAAICVEHVSFHYPARKETPLALKDVSFRVDEGQICALLGPNGSGKSTLFRLLATLLPWQQGTGQIFGVDLAHSPQRARRLFGVTFQSPSLDTRLTVEENLWHQGKLYGLSSIELQQRILECSTPLGLKDWLPKTVETLSGGWKRRVELAKALLHHPRLLLLDEPSVGLDPGSRRELWQELARLRQMGISILVSTHLMEEAELADHVVIFDQGQKVAEGSPDELTQSVGQDALSMTPRNPETFAEILLQKTGRNALRMGSSFRLEGEISPGLVEQLATSLGPELRAIGLVRPTLEEVFLKVTGRTFESADQED, encoded by the coding sequence ATGGGTGCATCGCCAACCTGCCTGTCAGCCGCCATTTGCGTCGAGCATGTCTCCTTTCACTACCCCGCGCGGAAAGAAACTCCTCTAGCACTGAAGGACGTTTCTTTTCGCGTGGACGAAGGCCAGATATGCGCACTGCTCGGGCCCAATGGCAGTGGCAAATCGACGCTCTTCAGGCTGTTGGCCACCCTGCTCCCCTGGCAACAGGGAACCGGCCAGATCTTCGGCGTCGATCTCGCGCATTCACCTCAGAGAGCCAGACGACTCTTTGGCGTCACCTTCCAATCCCCCAGCCTCGATACCCGATTGACTGTCGAAGAAAACCTCTGGCATCAGGGCAAGCTCTACGGCCTCAGCTCCATCGAGCTGCAACAGCGTATTCTCGAATGCAGCACACCGCTGGGATTAAAAGACTGGCTCCCTAAAACGGTCGAAACACTTTCCGGCGGCTGGAAGCGTCGTGTCGAACTGGCCAAAGCTCTGCTCCACCATCCCCGCCTGCTCCTCCTCGATGAACCCAGTGTCGGGCTCGATCCGGGCAGCCGGCGTGAACTGTGGCAGGAACTTGCCCGGCTCCGCCAAATGGGGATTTCCATCCTCGTCAGTACGCACCTGATGGAAGAAGCCGAACTCGCCGACCACGTCGTGATCTTCGATCAGGGGCAGAAAGTGGCCGAAGGCTCTCCCGATGAACTCACACAATCCGTCGGGCAGGATGCACTCTCGATGACACCTCGCAACCCCGAGACGTTTGCCGAAATCTTACTTCAGAAAACGGGCCGCAACGCACTCCGCATGGGCTCTTCATTCCGGCTCGAAGGAGAAATCTCGCCAGGTCTCGTCGAACAACTCGCCACCAGCTTAGGCCCCGAACTCCGCGCCATCGGTCTCGTCCGCCCCACACTCGAAGAAGTCTTCCTCAAAGTCACCGGCAGAACCTTCGAATCCGCCGATCAAGAGGACTAA
- a CDS encoding 3-keto-disaccharide hydrolase — protein MLSTIIKLATSITLCLSCSVSLFAQETTPPASSTSGEEKWIQLFNGKDLTGWTPKIRYHELGENYGNTFRVEDGLLKVVYDPAKYPEFGEKFGHLYYEKPYSNYRLRIVYRFVGDQCKGGPGWATRNSGAMLHGEDPKTIGKDQDFPASIEVQLLGGLGKGKRTTANLCTPGTNVVMNGKLFTPHCTTSSSDTYDGNQWVTAEIEVRGSKLMRHVVNGKTVLEYTEPQLDERDAHAKELIKARGGEKLLSSGTISLQSESHPVEFKTVELLELPAE, from the coding sequence ATGCTCTCCACCATCATCAAATTGGCAACTTCGATTACACTGTGCCTCTCGTGCTCCGTGAGCCTCTTCGCACAGGAAACCACACCGCCGGCCAGCAGCACATCGGGCGAAGAAAAGTGGATTCAGCTCTTCAACGGCAAAGATCTCACCGGCTGGACACCCAAGATCCGCTACCACGAACTCGGCGAGAACTACGGCAACACCTTCCGCGTCGAAGACGGCCTCCTCAAAGTGGTGTATGACCCCGCAAAATACCCCGAGTTTGGCGAGAAGTTCGGCCACCTCTACTACGAAAAGCCCTACTCGAATTACCGCCTGCGCATCGTCTATCGCTTTGTGGGCGATCAGTGCAAAGGTGGCCCCGGCTGGGCCACCCGCAACAGCGGTGCCATGCTCCATGGCGAAGATCCCAAAACGATCGGCAAAGATCAAGACTTCCCCGCTTCCATCGAAGTCCAGCTCCTCGGCGGATTGGGCAAAGGCAAACGCACCACCGCCAATCTCTGCACTCCCGGCACAAACGTGGTCATGAATGGCAAACTCTTCACACCCCACTGCACCACGTCGTCATCCGATACTTACGATGGCAATCAATGGGTCACAGCCGAAATCGAAGTTCGTGGCAGCAAACTCATGCGCCACGTCGTCAATGGCAAGACGGTCCTCGAATACACCGAACCTCAACTCGATGAGCGAGATGCCCACGCCAAAGAACTCATCAAAGCTCGTGGAGGCGAAAAACTCCTCTCTTCTGGCACCATCTCACTACAATCCGAAAGCCATCCCGTGGAGTTCAAAACTGTCGAACTTCTCGAACTCCCCGCCGAATGA
- a CDS encoding AAA family ATPase, with product MESQVEGLRDEANRFAEEFQKARTAISQVIVGQKIAIESVLVAIFAGGNVLLEGVPGLGKTELVKALSRVLNLEFRRIQFTPDLMPADIIGTNIMSTDEAGRYRFEFRKGPIFTQLLLADEINRASPKTQSALLETMQEGSVTTGGVIHKLQQPFFVLATQNPVEQEGTYPLPEAQLDRFLFKVVVPFLNRAELNEVVSRTILKRPVEVPQLLTGDRILELRQLLDKVVVTDIIRDYACRLVLSTHPQTEDAPAEVKQFVQWGASPRAAQGLIRAARVKALADGRPYVALDDIRSFAQEVLQHRVLLNYDGQAEGISPRDLITTCVKTLKETAQ from the coding sequence ATGGAATCTCAGGTCGAGGGCTTACGCGATGAAGCCAACCGATTCGCCGAGGAGTTTCAAAAGGCTCGCACTGCCATCAGTCAAGTCATTGTCGGCCAGAAGATCGCCATTGAATCCGTTCTCGTCGCCATTTTCGCTGGTGGCAACGTACTGCTCGAAGGGGTGCCAGGTCTCGGCAAAACCGAACTCGTCAAAGCCCTTTCCCGAGTGCTGAACCTCGAATTCCGCCGCATTCAGTTCACCCCGGATCTCATGCCCGCCGACATCATCGGCACCAACATCATGTCCACCGATGAGGCGGGCCGCTATCGCTTCGAGTTCCGCAAGGGACCAATCTTCACTCAGCTGCTTCTCGCCGACGAAATCAACCGCGCCTCACCTAAAACACAGTCCGCTCTCCTCGAAACCATGCAGGAAGGCTCTGTCACCACGGGCGGAGTCATTCATAAACTTCAGCAACCCTTCTTCGTGCTGGCCACGCAAAACCCCGTCGAGCAGGAAGGCACTTACCCACTCCCCGAAGCGCAGCTTGACCGCTTTCTCTTCAAAGTCGTCGTTCCGTTTCTCAATCGAGCCGAGCTGAACGAAGTCGTCAGCCGTACGATCCTTAAACGCCCCGTCGAAGTTCCTCAACTCCTCACTGGCGATCGCATTCTCGAATTGCGGCAACTCCTCGACAAAGTCGTCGTCACTGACATCATCCGCGATTACGCGTGCCGGCTGGTTCTCAGTACTCACCCACAAACCGAAGATGCCCCTGCCGAGGTCAAGCAGTTTGTGCAATGGGGCGCCAGCCCGCGCGCTGCTCAAGGGCTCATTCGAGCTGCCCGAGTGAAGGCTCTGGCCGATGGCAGACCTTATGTCGCCCTGGACGATATCCGCTCATTCGCTCAGGAAGTCCTGCAACATCGCGTACTCCTCAACTACGATGGCCAGGCCGAAGGCATCTCCCCACGCGACCTCATCACCACGTGTGTCAAAACGCTCAAAGAAACCGCCCAGTAA
- a CDS encoding DUF1573 domain-containing protein, whose translation MFRQVSRLFHATCLLAIGLLTVGSTHLMAQELNWANKMLERQNIDFGTVARGADTVYRLKIRNIYKEDVQLLGTRTSCGCSKAKLSTNLLKSGEEGYVEIAMDTYKFMREKTSNVFVTFSIANIGTVEVQIPLRVYIRTDVVLTPGAINFGGFDVGAGKESTVNVAYAGRPDWTITGINSSNPLVTATFVETSRSGGAVNYQLIAKVSPDAPVGDFGGIISLTTNDVGTPAVPVPFNGRVEAEFVITPSLLTLGNLVPGTTKALQVVIRSKKPFAIEKIECETVDGAFQVKLPTTTAPVHVLPMTLKVPDLAGPLNETFTISLPGRPNVIQFKATGTIISAPAAPATNPAASIPAPAGVPATTSGL comes from the coding sequence ATGTTTCGTCAAGTGTCTCGCCTGTTTCATGCCACATGTCTTCTGGCCATCGGCCTCCTGACAGTTGGCTCCACCCATCTGATGGCTCAGGAATTGAACTGGGCCAACAAAATGCTGGAGCGGCAGAACATCGATTTCGGCACTGTGGCCCGCGGAGCAGACACCGTCTATCGTCTCAAAATCCGCAATATCTACAAAGAAGACGTACAACTCCTCGGAACCCGCACCAGCTGCGGCTGCTCCAAGGCCAAGCTCAGCACGAACCTGCTGAAAAGTGGCGAAGAAGGTTACGTCGAAATCGCCATGGATACCTACAAGTTCATGCGTGAAAAGACCTCGAACGTCTTCGTGACCTTCTCGATTGCTAACATCGGCACGGTCGAAGTTCAAATCCCACTTCGCGTTTACATCCGCACAGATGTGGTTCTCACTCCCGGTGCGATCAACTTCGGCGGCTTCGATGTCGGGGCTGGCAAGGAATCAACTGTCAACGTCGCTTATGCAGGTCGTCCCGACTGGACAATTACCGGCATCAACTCCTCCAATCCACTCGTCACCGCCACTTTCGTCGAAACCAGCCGCAGTGGTGGTGCTGTCAACTATCAGTTGATTGCCAAGGTCTCGCCCGATGCTCCCGTCGGTGACTTTGGAGGCATCATCTCGCTCACCACCAACGATGTCGGCACACCCGCCGTACCAGTCCCCTTCAACGGTCGAGTGGAAGCTGAGTTTGTCATCACTCCTTCTCTCCTCACACTGGGCAACCTGGTTCCAGGAACCACCAAAGCCCTGCAGGTGGTCATTCGCTCCAAGAAGCCGTTTGCTATCGAAAAGATTGAGTGTGAAACTGTCGATGGGGCCTTCCAGGTCAAGCTCCCCACCACCACAGCTCCAGTCCACGTTCTTCCTATGACACTCAAGGTGCCCGATCTGGCAGGCCCACTCAACGAAACCTTTACCATCTCGCTCCCAGGTCGCCCCAATGTGATTCAGTTCAAGGCCACGGGAACAATCATCTCCGCGCCGGCTGCACCTGCCACAAACCCAGCCGCCTCGATTCCTGCACCAGCAGGCGTTCCCGCCACAACCAGCGGGCTGTAA
- a CDS encoding oligosaccharide flippase family protein — translation MAVQSLKSNVLFTWLAHLAALVTGFFLMPYVMHVLGDASYGQWVFINSFVAYGGLLYMGMGETICRYVAKYHSEGNTKGLNEVVTIVASVYSLGAAFAFLLSVGIALLLPWMSPWKGQELLEIQLVVVILGLNLAMSLLGSIFGGVLMGVRRFDLERTVGIVFDLVRVALIFVFLHREWGLLTMALIYMIITILENSAFMYLSWKALPELQIRLSHWKFSVLKECTSFSSMALLNNFAQSLIYATDSIVIGFLMGAEAIVPYYIALRLVQFIRQPIEKVAFICMPTAGAMQSSADRGKLHKLFLQAIGITFLLAAGINLGAYFFGGDLITLWVGAGYEESHRLLVILLAATVVTLPCNLLRSFLLAQGTIRFPAMIYFAEAIANLVISLGLGLMLGRVGVAIGTLVPAVILEAGVLLPFGLSILGISGWRLMSDAIRPQLVPLAALAGYCLLISPQPWAHGSWLALVGVSAGGGAVLGVAWLLVHNPPGNWWPGLVRRQEA, via the coding sequence ATGGCGGTTCAAAGTCTGAAATCCAATGTGCTCTTCACATGGCTGGCCCATCTGGCAGCATTGGTGACCGGCTTTTTCCTGATGCCGTACGTGATGCATGTGCTGGGTGATGCCTCGTATGGGCAGTGGGTGTTCATCAATTCGTTCGTGGCGTATGGCGGCCTGTTGTACATGGGAATGGGCGAGACCATTTGCCGGTATGTGGCCAAGTATCACAGTGAAGGAAACACCAAAGGCCTCAATGAAGTTGTCACGATTGTGGCCTCGGTCTATTCGCTGGGAGCGGCGTTTGCGTTTCTGCTGTCAGTGGGGATTGCTCTCTTGTTGCCCTGGATGAGCCCCTGGAAGGGACAGGAGTTGCTGGAGATTCAGCTGGTTGTCGTGATACTCGGGCTGAACCTGGCGATGTCTCTCCTGGGGAGTATTTTTGGCGGTGTGCTGATGGGAGTCCGCCGGTTTGATCTCGAACGCACGGTCGGGATAGTGTTCGATCTGGTGCGCGTCGCTTTGATTTTCGTGTTTCTGCATCGTGAATGGGGGCTGCTGACGATGGCCCTGATCTACATGATCATTACGATTCTCGAAAACAGTGCTTTCATGTACCTCTCGTGGAAAGCTCTTCCGGAGCTTCAGATTCGATTGTCGCACTGGAAGTTTTCGGTACTCAAAGAATGTACTTCGTTCAGTTCGATGGCGTTGCTGAACAATTTTGCCCAGAGCCTCATCTATGCGACGGATAGTATTGTCATTGGCTTTTTGATGGGGGCCGAGGCGATTGTGCCATACTATATCGCTTTGCGGCTGGTGCAGTTCATCCGTCAGCCAATTGAAAAGGTGGCATTTATCTGTATGCCGACTGCGGGGGCCATGCAAAGTTCGGCAGATCGCGGGAAGCTCCACAAACTCTTTTTGCAGGCGATCGGGATTACGTTTCTGCTGGCCGCCGGGATCAATCTGGGGGCGTACTTCTTTGGTGGCGACCTGATTACGTTGTGGGTGGGTGCCGGGTATGAAGAATCTCATCGACTGCTGGTGATTCTGCTCGCAGCGACCGTGGTGACGTTGCCCTGCAATCTGTTGCGATCGTTCCTGCTGGCTCAGGGGACGATTCGCTTCCCGGCAATGATCTATTTTGCGGAAGCGATTGCCAATCTGGTGATCAGTCTGGGGCTGGGTTTAATGCTGGGGCGTGTGGGAGTGGCCATTGGGACGTTGGTACCGGCTGTGATTCTCGAGGCGGGAGTTCTGTTGCCGTTTGGCTTGTCGATTCTCGGGATCAGCGGTTGGCGGCTGATGAGTGACGCCATTCGCCCCCAACTGGTACCACTGGCAGCACTGGCGGGGTATTGCCTGCTGATCAGCCCGCAGCCATGGGCTCATGGCAGTTGGCTGGCTTTGGTGGGTGTGAGTGCCGGTGGTGGTGCGGTGCTGGGAGTGGCCTGGCTGTTGGTCCACAATCCCCCGGGGAACTGGTGGCCCGGGTTGGTACGACGGCAGGAAGCTTAG